The following proteins are encoded in a genomic region of Desulfarculaceae bacterium:
- a CDS encoding ATP-binding cassette domain-containing protein has product MLLSVENLDVRYGHAQVLHNVSMHLNEGELVCVVGRNGAGKTTLLRTIGGFMKPAAGEVKFQGLSIAGKSLEDVALSGLKYVYQDKRVFGELTVRENIELAAHPSRVSLDQAIAKVVDIHPKMKKLLDAKAKGLSGGERQILLIGRALIGDPKLLLIDEPTEGLAAIIIGEIINILAAMKSKITMVVVEQNLATVSRLADRVYVMKEGVFSREITDPETIANPSSYEDEL; this is encoded by the coding sequence ATGTTACTGAGCGTCGAAAACCTCGACGTGCGCTACGGTCACGCCCAGGTCCTGCACAACGTCTCCATGCACCTCAATGAAGGTGAGTTGGTGTGCGTGGTGGGCCGCAACGGCGCGGGCAAGACCACCCTTCTCCGGACCATCGGCGGCTTCATGAAGCCCGCCGCCGGAGAGGTGAAGTTCCAGGGGCTCTCCATCGCCGGCAAGTCCCTGGAAGACGTGGCGCTCTCGGGGCTCAAATATGTCTACCAGGACAAGCGGGTCTTCGGCGAGCTGACGGTTCGCGAGAACATCGAGCTGGCCGCCCATCCCAGCCGCGTGAGCCTGGACCAAGCCATCGCCAAGGTGGTGGACATCCACCCCAAGATGAAAAAGCTCCTGGACGCCAAGGCCAAGGGCCTCTCCGGCGGCGAGCGCCAGATATTGCTCATCGGCCGCGCCCTGATCGGCGATCCCAAGCTGTTGTTGATCGACGAGCCCACCGAGGGCCTGGCCGCCATCATCATCGGCGAGATCATCAACATCCTGGCCGCCATGAAGTCCAAGATCACCATGGTGGTGGTGGAGCAGAACCTGGCCACCGTCTCGCGCCTGGCCGACCGGGTCTACGTGATGAAGGAAGGCGTCTTCTCCCGCGAGATCACCGACCCCGAGACCATCGCCAACCCGTCCTCCTATGAAGACGAGCTATAA
- a CDS encoding D-glycerate dehydrogenase gives MKPKIFVCRRLPEGAMEALESAFDVECNPNDRVLTREELLAGVAGKDGVVSLLTDRIDDEVLDAAGPQLKIMANYAVGFNNVDVPACTAHKVAVTNTPGVLTDTTADLTMALLLCTARRLCESDVYARAGKYDGWAPLLFLGTDVHHKTLGLMGFGRVGYAVAQRAAGFDMNILYHDAHACPPELEAKVGAKCVDKDTLLRESDFISMHVPLTPETHHLMSTDEFAKMKPTAYVINTARGEVIDEAALAAAVKSGEIAGAGIDVFENEPAIHPDLVANPSVVLLPHIGSASIETRTAMGMLDYDNLKACLIEGKVPPNCLNPEVFD, from the coding sequence ATGAAACCCAAGATTTTCGTTTGCCGCCGTCTACCCGAAGGGGCCATGGAGGCCCTGGAGTCCGCTTTCGACGTGGAGTGCAATCCCAACGACCGGGTGCTGACCCGCGAGGAGCTTCTGGCCGGGGTGGCCGGCAAGGACGGCGTGGTGTCGCTGCTCACCGACCGCATCGACGACGAGGTGTTGGACGCGGCCGGGCCGCAGCTCAAGATCATGGCCAACTACGCGGTGGGCTTCAACAACGTCGACGTGCCCGCCTGCACCGCCCACAAGGTGGCCGTGACCAACACCCCCGGGGTGCTCACCGACACCACCGCCGACCTGACCATGGCCCTTTTGCTCTGCACCGCCCGCCGCCTGTGCGAGAGCGACGTGTACGCCCGGGCCGGCAAGTACGATGGCTGGGCGCCTCTGTTGTTCCTGGGCACCGACGTGCACCACAAGACCCTGGGCCTCATGGGCTTCGGCCGGGTGGGCTACGCCGTGGCCCAGCGCGCCGCCGGGTTTGACATGAATATCCTCTACCACGACGCCCATGCCTGCCCCCCCGAGCTGGAGGCCAAGGTGGGCGCCAAGTGCGTGGACAAGGACACCCTGCTCAGGGAGTCGGACTTCATCTCCATGCACGTGCCCCTGACCCCCGAGACCCACCACCTGATGAGCACGGACGAGTTCGCCAAGATGAAGCCCACCGCCTATGTGATCAACACGGCGCGCGGCGAGGTGATCGACGAGGCGGCCCTGGCCGCGGCCGTCAAAAGCGGCGAGATCGCCGGGGCGGGCATCGACGTGTTCGAAAACGAGCCGGCCATCCATCCCGACCTGGTGGCCAATCCCTCGGTGGTCCTGCTGCCCCATATCGGCAGCGCCTCCATCGAAACCCGCACCGCCATGGGCATGTTGGACTACGACAACTTGAAAGCTTGCCTAATCGAGGGTAAGGTCCCGCCCAACTGCCTCAATCCGGAGGTGTTCGACTAG
- a CDS encoding sugar phosphate isomerase/epimerase: MQTPMDAYLKMGIVHFMAYPQLGGGEGPWAETAARIGRDTFFTAIEITHIADPAERERVRDVCRLAKLAVGFGAHPPILGGGLNINSLDDDERLAAVARLEELIDEAIYMEAESFVVLSGKDPGADKREQAVEALAASLGRLCAYSAERGGPPVIAEVFDCDVDKCCLLGPAPLAARVGRMVRADHENFGLMVDLSHIPLLGESPKEALEPVVPYLMAAHIGNAVTVEGMPGYGDYHPIFGTPGSVNDVPEVLEFLRVLKEIGFLDGVKRPMVSFEIKPMEGQDPELVIANAQRVMNLAWAQL; encoded by the coding sequence ATGCAAACCCCCATGGACGCCTACCTCAAGATGGGCATCGTCCATTTCATGGCCTATCCCCAGCTGGGGGGCGGCGAGGGCCCCTGGGCCGAAACCGCCGCCCGCATCGGCCGGGACACCTTTTTCACGGCCATCGAGATAACCCACATCGCCGACCCGGCCGAGCGCGAGCGCGTCCGCGATGTGTGCCGCTTGGCCAAGCTGGCCGTGGGCTTCGGGGCCCACCCGCCCATCCTGGGCGGCGGGCTCAATATCAACTCCCTGGACGACGACGAGCGCCTGGCCGCCGTGGCCCGCCTGGAGGAGCTGATCGACGAGGCCATCTACATGGAGGCCGAAAGCTTCGTGGTGCTCTCGGGCAAGGACCCGGGCGCGGACAAGCGCGAGCAGGCGGTGGAGGCCTTGGCGGCTTCCCTGGGCCGGCTCTGCGCCTACTCGGCCGAGCGGGGCGGCCCGCCGGTTATCGCCGAGGTCTTCGACTGCGACGTGGACAAGTGCTGCCTCCTGGGCCCCGCGCCCCTGGCCGCCCGGGTGGGCCGGATGGTCCGGGCCGATCACGAGAACTTCGGCCTGATGGTGGACCTGAGCCACATCCCGCTGTTGGGCGAGAGCCCCAAAGAGGCCCTGGAGCCGGTGGTGCCCTATCTCATGGCCGCGCACATCGGCAACGCGGTGACCGTGGAGGGCATGCCCGGCTACGGCGACTACCACCCCATCTTCGGCACCCCCGGTTCGGTGAACGACGTTCCCGAGGTGCTGGAGTTCTTGCGGGTGCTCAAGGAGATCGGTTTCCTGGACGGGGTCAAGCGGCCCATGGTCAGCTTCGAGATCAAGCCCATGGAGGGCCAGGACCCGGAGCTGGTGATCGCCAATGCCCAACGGGTCATGAACCTGGCCTGGGCCCAACTGTAA
- a CDS encoding branched-chain amino acid ABC transporter permease yields MINFIQSILYGLTIGGILYIISIGLSLTFGAMGIVNFAHGLIYAVGAYALYTVATLLGANFLVGAIAAVVVSIPLAYLIERFIIRRLYGQSIDYAIIATYAVLLIGADALKWFFGASPLPISDPIGELWYFGGLQMPAYRVIIIALSIAVFVGLSLFFKKTLVGKIVVAGLQDREAVRSLGIRVERYFAIVFIIGSALAALGGVLYAPLSTLDPYMGFEIIILCFAVVIVGGMGNLKGTAVAAFGLGLVHSLTAVYLVSSAADAAVYVVMAVVLIFRPIEASA; encoded by the coding sequence ATGATTAACTTTATTCAGTCCATACTCTACGGCCTGACCATAGGCGGCATCCTGTACATCATCTCCATCGGCCTGTCGCTGACCTTCGGGGCCATGGGCATCGTCAACTTCGCCCACGGGCTGATCTACGCGGTGGGGGCCTATGCCCTCTACACCGTGGCCACCCTCTTGGGAGCCAACTTCCTGGTGGGGGCCATCGCGGCCGTGGTGGTGAGCATACCCCTGGCCTATCTGATAGAGCGCTTCATCATCAGGCGGCTCTACGGCCAGAGCATCGACTACGCCATCATCGCCACCTACGCGGTGCTCTTGATCGGCGCGGACGCGCTCAAGTGGTTCTTCGGGGCCAGCCCCCTGCCCATCAGCGACCCCATCGGCGAGCTGTGGTACTTCGGCGGCCTGCAGATGCCCGCCTACCGGGTGATCATCATCGCTCTGAGCATCGCGGTGTTCGTGGGCCTCAGCCTGTTCTTCAAGAAAACCCTGGTGGGCAAGATCGTGGTGGCCGGGTTGCAGGACCGCGAGGCGGTGCGCAGCCTGGGCATCAGGGTGGAGCGCTACTTCGCCATCGTGTTCATCATCGGCAGCGCCCTGGCCGCCCTGGGCGGGGTGCTCTACGCCCCCTTGTCCACCCTGGACCCCTACATGGGCTTCGAGATCATCATCCTGTGCTTCGCGGTGGTGATCGTGGGCGGCATGGGCAACCTCAAAGGCACCGCCGTCGCCGCCTTCGGCCTGGGACTGGTGCACTCGCTCACCGCGGTGTACCTGGTCTCCTCGGCGGCCGACGCCGCGGTCTATGTGGTCATGGCGGTGGTGCTCATCTTCCGGCCCATCGAGGCCAGCGCCTAA
- a CDS encoding branched-chain amino acid ABC transporter permease: MLAKIEKNPLLTLALVTVLFLIYGYATSLPKITDFIIFCIFVIGFDLLYGHMGQLSFGHMLYLGAGAYGCSMFANWIYPDPFISILVGIALGAALAALLGTVVVKTSAAAFALLNLALNEVGAYLVLSPLHEWTGGEDGLSLFFNSYGWIDFNDATFRFYFCLGSLLLVTFIVLRLVRSPYGILLKSIKENETRVKFLGYNTFMYKYVTFIISGAIVGFAGALTSVNLAYCNTSLIAPSRNVEVIFAALMGGAGKVMGAIVGGTAFMTISNYLASYIVRWEMFLGVALLAFAFWFRKGIWGYARKL, encoded by the coding sequence ATGTTAGCAAAAATCGAAAAGAACCCGCTGTTGACCCTGGCCCTGGTGACGGTGCTGTTCCTCATCTACGGCTACGCCACCAGCCTGCCCAAGATCACCGACTTCATCATCTTCTGCATCTTCGTTATCGGTTTCGACCTGCTCTACGGGCACATGGGCCAGCTCTCCTTCGGCCACATGCTCTACCTGGGGGCCGGGGCCTATGGCTGCAGCATGTTCGCCAACTGGATCTACCCCGATCCCTTCATCTCCATCCTGGTGGGCATCGCCCTGGGCGCGGCCCTGGCCGCCCTTTTGGGCACGGTGGTGGTAAAGACCTCGGCGGCGGCCTTCGCGCTATTGAACCTCGCGCTCAACGAGGTGGGAGCCTATCTGGTCTTGAGCCCCCTGCACGAATGGACCGGCGGCGAGGACGGCCTGAGCCTGTTTTTCAACAGCTACGGGTGGATCGACTTCAACGACGCCACCTTCCGCTTCTATTTCTGCCTGGGCTCGCTGTTGTTGGTCACCTTCATCGTGCTGCGCCTGGTGCGCTCGCCCTACGGCATCCTGCTCAAGTCCATCAAGGAAAACGAAACCCGGGTCAAGTTCCTGGGCTACAACACCTTCATGTACAAGTACGTGACCTTCATCATCTCCGGGGCCATCGTGGGCTTCGCCGGCGCGCTGACCAGCGTGAACCTGGCCTACTGCAACACCAGCCTCATCGCCCCCTCGCGCAACGTGGAGGTTATCTTCGCGGCGCTCATGGGCGGCGCGGGCAAGGTGATGGGCGCCATCGTGGGCGGCACGGCCTTCATGACCATCAGCAACTACCTGGCCTCCTACATCGTGCGCTGGGAGATGTTCCTGGGCGTGGCCCTGCTGGCCTTCGCCTTCTGGTTCCGCAAGGGGATCTGGGGCTATGCGCGCAAACTGTAG
- a CDS encoding ABC transporter ATP-binding protein yields the protein MGESILATSGVTKRFDGLVAVDDITYQVSEGETAGIIGPNGAGKSTFFNLLTGYFRPCEGQVFFRGRDITKEPSYQRVMMGIARTFQLVSVFDTMSVMENMMLARVRQGRDYASKGRFFFKNAHYKDLEKECGEALDTLGIADKADTLTGDMGYGEKRELEIAIALSLNPKILLLDEPFAGLSLVDIAHISEVIKKIKGQFTIVIIEHKISKLMDLVESLCVINEGALVCNGNPQEVICDAKVKECYWGKEDMVCY from the coding sequence ATGGGCGAGTCCATACTGGCAACCTCCGGAGTCACCAAGCGCTTCGACGGCCTGGTGGCGGTGGACGACATCACCTATCAGGTGAGCGAAGGCGAGACCGCGGGCATCATCGGGCCCAACGGCGCGGGCAAGAGCACCTTCTTCAACCTGTTGACCGGCTATTTCCGGCCCTGCGAGGGCCAGGTCTTCTTCCGGGGCCGAGACATCACCAAGGAGCCGTCCTACCAAAGGGTGATGATGGGCATCGCCCGCACCTTCCAGTTGGTCAGCGTGTTCGACACCATGAGCGTGATGGAGAACATGATGCTGGCCCGGGTTCGCCAGGGGCGCGACTACGCCTCTAAGGGCCGCTTCTTCTTCAAGAACGCCCATTACAAGGACCTGGAGAAGGAATGCGGCGAGGCGCTGGACACCCTGGGCATCGCCGACAAGGCCGACACCCTCACCGGGGACATGGGCTACGGCGAAAAGCGCGAGCTGGAGATTGCCATCGCTCTGTCGCTGAACCCCAAGATCCTGCTCTTGGACGAGCCCTTCGCCGGGCTGAGCCTGGTAGACATCGCCCACATTTCCGAGGTGATCAAGAAAATCAAAGGCCAATTCACCATTGTGATCATTGAACACAAGATATCCAAGTTGATGGACCTGGTGGAAAGCCTGTGCGTTATCAACGAGGGGGCTTTGGTGTGTAACGGCAACCCCCAGGAAGTCATCTGCGACGCCAAGGTCAAGGAATGCTACTGGGGCAAGGAAGACATGGTATGTTACTGA